In Clostridium omnivorum, the DNA window TCTCTCCAAGAGGAAAAGAAAAAACTAATATCACAGTTAATGGGGGAAGAATTGTCAAAGGCAGATGGCTTTGCGGATTTAACAGAGGAGGAAATTTTGGGACTATTCCAAGCATAGGTATAGTAAATAAAAATTATTTACTATATATGTTGATTATTATTTCTATATGTGTTATACTTAAAAAGCGTTGGATGTTTGAAAATATCTAACACTAAGATTTAATTTGGTGAACAACATATCCTCTTTTATAGAAGTATTTGTTAATCTAATTTTTTCTTAAATTCTAAAAAAGGAGGAATGTTTAAATGGCAGATAAGACTTTAGTATGCAAAGATTGCGGAAAAGAATTCATATTCACAGAAGGCGAGCAAGCTTTCTACAAAGAAAAAGGATTCGAAAATGAACCACAAAGATGCCCAGATTGTAGAAGAGCTAGAAAGCAACAAAACAATAACAGAGGCTTCAGAAGATAGTAATTAGTTTACTAGTACCCTATAGGATTATTCCTATAGGGTTTTTACTTTTAGAGACAAAAATGGTGCCGCAAACTATTTTAAAATAGTTCTGCTGCACCGTTTTATACTTTTGAAGAGGGATTTATTTGAAGCGTACAGCTTCTATTCCCCAATTGTCAAACTTATCTATCAACCATTTTCCGTTTTCATATTTCAAAAGAGCTTCTCTTTTAGCAGGTTCTTTTAATCCAATTGTATCAGCAGTAAATTCTATATATATACTTGATCTACTTATTTTTTTTGAAGTTATTTTTCCGCCCGTTATGTCTATATTCAAGCCAGCTTGACCTTCGATTAGGTAATAAATATGATTATTAATTACGATGATAGAGCTTTTTAGTTTAGCTTTAAAATCATCAGTAAAAAATTTATCTAGTGATATTTCCTTATTGAGAAATGCATT includes these proteins:
- a CDS encoding zinc-ribbon domain-containing protein gives rise to the protein MADKTLVCKDCGKEFIFTEGEQAFYKEKGFENEPQRCPDCRRARKQQNNNRGFRR